A region of the Synechococcus sp. PCC 7502 genome:
TTAATGGGGCATTTAGTTCTGATAGTAGCCAAATTGTTACTGCTAGCTATGATGGCGTGGCAAGGATATGGAGTTTACAGGGGCAAGTCCTACGGGAACTACGGGGGCATACCTCAGGGGTTACAGATGTTAAATTTCTCTCTGAAGAACAAGGTATTGTCTCAAGTTCAGATGATGGAACAGTGAGATATTGGTCGAAAGATGGAAATAACTGGTTTACCGTGCCTAAGACAGGGGTCAGCCGCAATATGGATATTTCACCTCAAGGCAACCTGCTGGCAGTTACCCAAGATATTGGCACCATAACTCTATTAAGTTCTCGGGGAGATATTATCCGAACCATTGGAACTGGACAGGGTCGGTTAAATAGCGTTAGCTTTAGTGCCGATGGAAAGCTAATAGTGACTGCTGGGTTTGATGGAACTGCTCGTGTTTTTACTTTAGATGGCAAGGAAATTGTCAAACTCAAGGTTTTAGATAAAGGCTGGGTTACAGGGGCAGCCTTCAGTCGGGATAAGTTAATTGCAACTGTGTCGGATGACGGTATTTTGAGACTATGGGATTTAGACGGCAACTTACTAGATAGTTTTAACCCTGGATTAGAACGTTTAGGGAGTGTTGCTTTTCATCCTGATGGTAAGAATCTAGCTATCGCCGCATACCATGGCACCTTAATTTTATTGAAAATTAAGTAAAGAACACTCTAATTTGAAGTATGAACCAAATAATGCTTAAAGGCTAGGAATAATATCCAGCATAAACTTTAATTTCT
Encoded here:
- a CDS encoding WD40 repeat domain-containing protein, with protein sequence MNKKFLPALALSFSLGLSTCFIPGTVGLNISPNLRQSSVKRLSNRLKLEVMSQFQGHQLTGEAIIHIHYSRDGRYLLSVATDGLAKLWATDGKFIRAFVGQPVAMVFNGAFSSDSSQIVTASYDGVARIWSLQGQVLRELRGHTSGVTDVKFLSEEQGIVSSSDDGTVRYWSKDGNNWFTVPKTGVSRNMDISPQGNLLAVTQDIGTITLLSSRGDIIRTIGTGQGRLNSVSFSADGKLIVTAGFDGTARVFTLDGKEIVKLKVLDKGWVTGAAFSRDKLIATVSDDGILRLWDLDGNLLDSFNPGLERLGSVAFHPDGKNLAIAAYHGTLILLKIK